aaatgcACAGGCACATGTCTGCCTCTGGccccagtactgggattgaagTCCTGTGCCAACACACAGGTTGAAAACAGCTATTAAATACGTGGTGGCAGTATGTACCTTTAGTCACAACACTCAGGAAATTGTACTGGgactgaatttgaggccaacttaagctacacagaaaaacccttctcaaaaagagaaacaaaatctcAGACTGTCTGTGGCAGCCAGGTCCCTGGTGACCTCCTAAGCTGCGGAACTGGCAGTGTTCCTTTCCTAAACCATACCAAGGTTGGTAGGGGAAGGCTACACAAAACATCACCGCTTTTGCCCTGGGTAGCCTCTCTGGGGATGCGGCCACTCCTTATGCCTCCTATGAAAAGACACGAGTGATAAAACCACTCGAGCTTCCGGTTAAGACCCATGTCTGAGCATCTTCTAGGAGTTAGAGGCCACAGCATCAGCCAGCTCTCTGGAAGGCCAGCGCACCTTCTCTGTACCGGGATTGGCTTGAGAGCGCCAATAGAGCGCAAGGCACTATGGGTAGGGCAAGCGTTTAAAGCATTGTGGGCGATGCCACAATGTTGCAACGCTGGTGAAGCAAGATACCAACCACTAGATAACGCAACAGAATGAGCGTGGCTctgtgccaataaaactttatttgtgaACACCAACGTTTGAAGTCATATAATTTTCAGTATCACATAATGGAAGtcgtctttgatttttttttctctctctagctTGGAAAACTCATTCTTGGCTTGTGAGCCACAGGAAGTGGGGCAAACTGGGCCTCCCTCCGCAGTGCACCACTCTCTCTTTTATATGATTGTAAGCTCCACTGGCACGAGCAGTCCTGAGCCCCCACGCAGAACCACTCCCAAATTCCTAGCCTCAGATATCAAGCAAGATAATCAGTGGGGCTACGTTTTTGAGGTAGCTTGTTATGCAGCAATAGAGAACCGATATATTCTTAGACAGGATGAGGAAGTGTATACCCACAATCCCAGTGCTCaaagggctgaggcaggaggattgaagatgaccactgtgagtttgaggccagcctggttcacatacattcatgcagatagaacactcacacatataaaataaagataataaagctgtttaaaaaaaatgaaaagggccaggtggtggcggtggtggtggtggtggtgcacacctttaatcctcaggaggcaggagttctgtgagttcgaggctagcctggtctacagaacaagttccaggatagcaagaCCCACATATAGAAACCCTGTATTgggggaaaaacaacaacaaaaacaaactcccCCAAACTGAAAGGGCTAACCATAGGACTGGGGAATGTGGCTCAATGGGGCAGAGTCCTTACCGGACATACAGAAACTGTAGGTTTCATTTCTCTCATTGAATAAAACTgcgcatggtggcgcacacctatcaAGCCCAGCTGATTATAAAGCCAGGACTCAGGTGGCggaggaaggaagatcagaagttcaaggtcatcttcaactaCATGGTGAGTTTGAAGCTACATGAAACcatctttattaaaaaagaaagcttgAGCTACATGAAACCATCTTTattaaaaacgaaaaaaaaaggaggggtggggctgaagagatggctcagaggtttagaacactgaatgctcttccagaggtttgattcccagcaaccacatagtgactcaaaGCTGTCTGTAACTcgagttccaggaaatctgatgatCTCTCTGGTCTCTGAGGGTTCCAGGCATGGGTGTGATGCTCAGGCATAGGTGTGGGCAAAATACCCATCCGcattaaataactaaaataagatttcaaataatatttgtttttgtctaaGAATACTCATAACCAGGGCCTAATACACAGCAGGGACTCCGGGATGTCACTGTGACTGGGGTGATTACTAGAGCTAAAAGCAGCTCAGGGACCACACTGCCACTTACCCAGGGAGAGAAAATTAGCTAATGTGACTCTGTGTCAAAGTCTACAGAGTATCTGGGGGCAAATTCCCTCTACAAAGACTTGGAGCACAACGtgtgttttgaaatttttcttcttttttttttttggatttggtttttcaagacagggtttctctgtgtagccctggttgtcctggaactcactctgtagaccaggctggcgtctgcctgcatctgcctcctgagtgctaggattaaaggcgtgtgccacacaAGCACACCAtacacaataacaacaaaataaatttaaattttctttaaaaagaaaaaagaactcttTTTTAACGTCGCTTCCGTGTTTCCAGTATTCTCTTCTACCACTGGGGGGCGCCCGTCCTCAGCGCGGCCTCTGCGCATTCAGGACGCGGGCAAGGTGAAGGCTCTCCAGCGGAAGGTCCCAAGGGCAGGGAACCTTGGGCGGAGGGAGAGCGGGATCCTGGGGATCCGGACGCCAGGGTCCCACTGAGGCCACAGAGATGCTGGGGCGTTTTCTGCGCCAGCGTTGATCCAGGTGGCAAGGCAGACGGTGGCCACCAGGGGGAACTGTCGTTTGTGCTCTGGGCCTGGGCACAGCCCGGTGGCCTGTCCCTCTTGGGCGTGTCTCCGGAAGAAATGTTCTGGAAAGAAGGGCAACTTGGAGCTCCAATCTGCTGCCTAAAGTGAAGGCCACAGGGAGGGCTTCCTGGTCTCCAACGAGGAGCAGGGGGTGGCTCCGAGGCGCAGGGTCTGGTACCTCCCTGATGGAGCCTGAAAATAAACCTGGAGACCAGGCTGCGCACCGCCTCCAAAATCGTTTATTTAAGGCAGGGCCGGGGAGGTTGGTGGTCGGGATCGTGAGTTCAGGACCTCACGACCTGTGTCCACGGGGCCCAAACCTGCCCGCAGCGCCCCGCCCAGCTCAGAGTAACATCTGCTGGAGACACTGCGTCTGCCCTGGGGGTGTGCAAGTGGCGACCTGTTCCGATGCTGGGGATGCTAGGGGTGGATCCCAGCTGGGTCCACCCAGCCGGATGCCCATCCCCGCTCGCCCGGGGAACCTCCAGGGGCCCAGGAAGTGGTAAATTTGGGATGCCCGGATGAGAGAGATAAAATGGAActccctttattttttaattaactttattgagacagactctcattgtgtgtgtagcccaggctggcttagaactgaAAGCAGTTGTTCTGCTTCAGCTTCGCGAGTGCTGAGATGACTAACAGGCATGAACCGCCAGGCCCAGAATCTCCCCGTGTTCAAAAGGAGGCATTTTGGTGACCTTTCTAAGGATGACATAGTGTCATATGAAGGTACCTCCCAATGCTAGCGGGCCGCCGGAACACAACGGCTTGCTGTGCAAAAGACACTTGATGATCTTTGCGttagacctgagttcagttcccagtatccgTATCCAGCACCTCACAAACCCTTGTAACACCACCCTTTTCATTTATACTCACATACCagagacagacggatggacggacacacacacacagagtaactAGTGTGATAGTGCTCCCTATAATTTCTGCTGAGGCAAGGGAGTGGCCACAAATTAACCGACCTGGGTCACACAGCCTGACTTTTTAtttcctacccccaccccataccTGCCTGCTCCCCAAAGGAAACCctgcggggcggggggggggggctgctcaGCGAGTCCCATGCTCACTTTGACAGTGGGTTTACTGTTTTTCTCTGAGCCTCGATTTGTTCAGTCACACATAAaggacaggcacagacacagtcAGGAACTACAGCTGCACTTTATTCGCCATCCACACCCCTCCTCGAGGaccctccacccccagccccacccaccgAGCCCTTGAGTCCTTGCTCAGAAGATCTTCACGGAATGCAGCTGCACGTCTCCGCCCACCTCCACCAAGCGCACGCGCCCGAGCGGCATCCGGTGTTGGAAGTGGAGGTACTCGTCATCCCCGACCACAGCCTGCAGGGTGAGAGCCCAAGTTAACTCTGGATGCAGATCCCGGTCTGCGGCCCCGGAAGAGGCTAACGACATCCGAGCCTCCGAAGGAAAATGGGTCTGTTGTCCTTTGTAATAGGACACGCAGTACTGCTAGGACACCCAACCCCTGGGCGCTTGGCTCTTGATCGCTGTTTTGTCGCTCTTAGAAGCAGACCTGGAGAGGGTCTGTGGAGGCCTGGGTCAGGTCTGGACCCGGGTTCCAGTACCCCAAGGGCTTTCCCGCTCGGTCCCCAGAATTTGGGTCTGGTGGTGTTCTCCTTCGAAGACTCACCTTATAGCCTTCCTCTGTGGCGATGAGGAGCACTTCAAAGGGCTCCCCACGCCTAAAGGGGATGCCAGCGCCCCGCTCCTCGCGGCCCCATTTGCCTTGTTCTTTGGTGTTGAAGACAACCTCGGACGTGTCCAGCCTCGGGTTAAAGTGCAGGGCGGCATCTGCCCCTTGCTCCTCGCCGCAGAGCAGGTTTACATGGAACCTTTGGGGGACAGTGGACCTCAAAGATGAGCAACTACCGTGCGCACGCGCACTGGTACACCCACACCCGAAGAGCGTCCCTGTGATGATAGCCAGGATCCCCTCTATTCCAGAGCCTGGAGCTGTCCTAGGGTTCTGGCGGGACGGCCTGCTGTGCCTGAGGACAGggacccccccactcccagacgGACAGATTTCATCAATACTCCCACAAAGCCCAAGGTCTCAATTTTAGTGGGCCATGGACTTGATAACCAGGTACCCTGGGCATCCAGGTTAGCTTCAAGATCCAAGACAGATTTTTCAATGATCTGGAAAACTAGACGTGGAAATCCTAGGACTAACCAGGGACTCTTATTTTTAGGGAGACTTGGGCACCCACCCACAATTTTGGGGGCATATCAGTGAATATATCCAAATTAAGCTAGCAATGGGGAATCTAAGACTCCACTTGGCAAGCAAGGTCCCAGGGACACCCTGTGTGAGCTCTGAGAAACAGGGCTCAACTGAGCCAGGAGAtgccccacccaccctttcccctgGAACCTGGGACATCACCTGCCAGCCTGGTCAGGGACCACGCCTCGAATTCTCATGACAGTGCCCACTCGGACGCCCTGAGGCAGAGCGGTCTTGTGCTGGGTGGCCTGTAAGATTTGGGTGGGGGCAAGGATGAGACCCagggagacaaagaaacagacaggTCAGCCCCAGCTAGGGACCATCCATGGACAGGGCAGAAACCAAGAGGGATGCAGATTCcggaagaggcagagacaggcacacagatgTGACAGAGACAAAGCCAGCGGGGAGACGGCCAGCAGGACTGGTGAAACCCCAGAGAGAGTTAGCACCCCGCTCTCCTgatacccattttttttttttttttttgctctgaaGGGGAGGTTTCAGGGTTTCAGTCAGACCCTGAGTCCCAGTTTCCCCAGCTTGGCCCCCAGTATACTTACAGACATGGCTGGCACAGCTATACAGCAACAATGTGGCCAGTAGCTGTAGGAGGGGACCTTAAGTAAAGGCAAGGTGGTGGTTCAGCTCCTCCCTTTCCATCTAACGCCCACACCTGGCACAGACCCCTGCCCTCGGGCAAAGCTGTCAAGGCTGGGCGCAtctcctcctgccctgcccctaCTCGCCAGCTGCAGGTAgagctccctctcccctttcctagGTTTACAGATAGGCACAACCTTCAATACC
This portion of the Apodemus sylvaticus chromosome 1, mApoSyl1.1, whole genome shotgun sequence genome encodes:
- the LOC127682906 gene encoding galectin-7, giving the protein MRVFDGSGRVAQDKAEQPELQGRGSFQKGRRPMLAQPFWIQQVPSYSYWPHCCCIAVPAMSATQHKTALPQGVRVGTVMRIRGVVPDQAGRFHVNLLCGEEQGADAALHFNPRLDTSEVVFNTKEQGKWGREERGAGIPFRRGEPFEVLLIATEEGYKAVVGDDEYLHFQHRMPLGRVRLVEVGGDVQLHSVKIF